A genomic window from Micromonospora sp. WMMA1947 includes:
- a CDS encoding alpha/beta hydrolase → MTATDHASDSTVVKIEDWSLGVHRRGEGPPVVLLHGLLTDSRVWQQVIEDLPATHQLIAIDAPGHGSSPPRTAAYSLEEESTRLAEAVESLTDGQPAVWVGHSMGGMKAMRVALSRPDLTTGLVLISTQPYREPESTADPYEAMVEVAIADGVSPDLARLMARLNFARGFLGTDTAQHWTTHFRTLVGDDIAQTCYSVYRRGDISDQLPRIDVPVLVVHGAADVPIRLAVAQRYAAELPHAELLVLADTGHTPPCERPAELGAALREFVARVTGSTTFPADAAIRAGAHHLGLTEPSLPPNRQDGTV, encoded by the coding sequence GTGACAGCCACCGACCACGCCAGTGACAGCACGGTAGTGAAAATCGAGGACTGGTCGCTCGGAGTGCACCGACGCGGCGAGGGACCACCCGTCGTCCTCCTGCACGGACTGCTCACCGACAGCCGTGTATGGCAGCAGGTCATCGAGGACCTGCCCGCCACCCACCAGTTGATCGCCATCGACGCGCCCGGACACGGCAGCTCACCACCGCGCACCGCCGCGTACTCGCTGGAGGAGGAGTCCACCCGGCTGGCGGAAGCGGTGGAGAGCCTAACCGACGGCCAGCCCGCCGTCTGGGTCGGGCACTCTATGGGCGGCATGAAGGCGATGCGGGTCGCGCTGAGCCGACCGGACCTGACCACTGGACTGGTGTTGATCTCCACCCAGCCGTACCGGGAACCGGAGAGCACCGCCGACCCGTACGAGGCGATGGTGGAGGTCGCGATCGCCGACGGAGTCTCCCCTGACCTGGCCCGGCTGATGGCACGGCTCAACTTCGCCCGCGGCTTCCTCGGCACCGACACCGCCCAGCACTGGACCACGCACTTCCGCACGCTCGTCGGCGACGACATCGCGCAGACCTGCTACTCGGTCTACCGCAGGGGTGACATCTCCGATCAACTCCCGAGGATCGACGTGCCCGTCCTTGTGGTGCACGGCGCCGCCGACGTGCCCATCCGGCTCGCCGTCGCGCAGCGCTACGCCGCCGAACTGCCCCACGCGGAACTCCTGGTGTTGGCGGACACTGGCCACACGCCGCCGTGCGAGCGCCCCGCGGAGCTCGGCGCGGCGCTGCGCGAGTTCGTCGCCCGGGTGACCGGATCTACCACCTTCCCGGCCGACGCCGCCATTCGCGCCGGGGCGCACCACCTCGGGCTGACTGAGCCCTCGCTCCCGCCCAACCGCCAAGACGGGACGGTCTAA
- a CDS encoding SCP2 sterol-binding domain-containing protein has translation MPVFPSAEWLDGYVERINSSEEFEDAARTFEADIAFVFEAESENGVAADIWCLATFGDGKCQQADYDVEQERAAGATFVIRAPYSRWKDVIQGRIDPIEGMLDGDLVVTGHLPTLLRYVRATDELVNLAAKVSSSFVDERR, from the coding sequence ATGCCCGTATTTCCCAGCGCCGAGTGGCTCGACGGATACGTCGAGCGGATCAATTCGTCGGAGGAGTTCGAGGACGCCGCACGGACCTTCGAGGCCGACATCGCCTTCGTGTTCGAGGCCGAGTCGGAGAACGGTGTCGCCGCGGACATCTGGTGCCTCGCCACCTTCGGCGACGGCAAGTGCCAGCAGGCGGACTACGACGTCGAGCAGGAGCGTGCCGCCGGCGCCACGTTCGTCATCCGGGCACCGTACTCCCGGTGGAAGGACGTCATCCAGGGTCGCATCGACCCCATCGAAGGCATGCTCGACGGCGACCTGGTGGTGACCGGCCACCTGCCGACCCTGCTGCGCTACGTGCGCGCGACCGACGAGCTGGTCAACCTCGCGGCCAAGGTGTCCAGCTCCTTCGTCGACGAACGACGCTGA
- a CDS encoding AMP-binding protein: MPYQSVISIPQAMRSGAVYGGSLTFLDARLRPTRHTLHGLNVLAEGLAGGLAKAGVSPGDRVGVLAPTSDRMIATLFALWRLGAAVAVLPRPSRSDDDTLAREVGDRLAIIDAAALVTDSSTASTLGGRLALTVQAMDDIPNAPSAAPPPPQGDQLGLLQFTSGTTGRFKVVAVRQAQLVGNIARCAEALRMRPGDTYVSWLPFYHDMGIVSVVGLLCQGLDVVVMEPETFLRRPATWMEIVSRYRATITAGPNTAYRLAARAQQLRPAALDLSALRVAINGAEPVTVDVVEETLETLATVGMRPEALCPTYGMAETTLVVSTGDPRRTVPVFDPTGLAVGAGLDRPVRPVVSCGRPLPDTEVEVRDPDGRTLPDDAVGEVFVRGPGVVDGYLSRPGDRGDVSDGGVQFLDGWLRTGDLGFLRAGEVYVCGRIKDMIIIGGRNLYPEDYENAAERVDGVRAGNVIAFALSEQERMVVVAEGIGRDDSLSGLARELFDRLRADTQYAPHEVVLVRAGTLPKTSSGKRQRRRCREQYLAGELRVVCTVS; the protein is encoded by the coding sequence ATGCCCTACCAGTCGGTGATCTCCATTCCCCAGGCGATGCGCAGCGGGGCGGTGTACGGCGGCTCGCTGACCTTCCTCGACGCGCGGCTGCGGCCCACCCGCCACACCCTGCACGGACTCAACGTCCTCGCCGAGGGCCTGGCGGGTGGTCTGGCGAAGGCCGGCGTCTCACCCGGCGACCGGGTGGGCGTGCTGGCCCCGACATCCGATCGGATGATCGCCACGCTCTTCGCGCTGTGGCGCCTGGGCGCGGCCGTGGCGGTCCTGCCCCGGCCGTCGCGAAGCGACGACGACACCCTGGCACGCGAGGTGGGGGACCGGCTCGCCATCATCGATGCCGCCGCGCTCGTGACCGACTCGTCCACCGCGTCCACGCTCGGTGGCCGCCTCGCGCTGACTGTGCAGGCAATGGATGATATCCCGAACGCTCCCTCGGCCGCACCACCGCCGCCCCAGGGGGACCAGCTCGGACTGCTGCAGTTCACCTCAGGTACGACCGGTCGGTTCAAAGTGGTGGCGGTGCGGCAGGCGCAGCTCGTGGGCAACATCGCCCGGTGCGCCGAGGCTCTGCGGATGCGGCCCGGAGACACGTACGTCAGCTGGTTGCCCTTCTACCACGACATGGGAATCGTCTCGGTGGTCGGCCTGCTTTGCCAGGGCCTCGACGTCGTCGTGATGGAGCCGGAGACGTTCCTCCGGCGTCCGGCCACCTGGATGGAGATCGTCTCCCGCTACCGAGCCACGATCACCGCGGGCCCCAACACCGCCTATCGCCTGGCGGCACGTGCGCAGCAACTGCGTCCAGCCGCGCTCGACCTGTCCGCCCTGCGGGTGGCGATCAATGGTGCGGAACCGGTCACGGTCGACGTGGTGGAAGAGACCCTGGAGACGCTCGCCACGGTCGGGATGCGTCCGGAGGCGCTATGTCCCACCTACGGCATGGCCGAGACGACCCTCGTCGTGTCCACCGGCGACCCACGCCGTACCGTGCCCGTGTTCGACCCGACCGGCCTCGCGGTCGGCGCCGGCCTCGACCGCCCGGTCCGTCCGGTGGTCTCGTGTGGTCGGCCGTTGCCGGACACCGAGGTCGAGGTCCGTGACCCGGACGGCCGAACCCTGCCGGACGACGCCGTGGGGGAGGTCTTCGTCCGAGGGCCGGGCGTCGTCGACGGTTACTTGTCGCGTCCGGGTGACCGAGGCGACGTTTCCGACGGCGGGGTGCAGTTCCTCGACGGCTGGCTCCGGACCGGTGATCTCGGTTTCCTGCGTGCCGGGGAGGTGTACGTCTGTGGCCGGATCAAGGACATGATCATTATCGGTGGCCGCAACCTCTACCCGGAGGATTACGAGAACGCTGCGGAACGGGTCGACGGAGTACGGGCCGGCAACGTCATCGCCTTCGCCCTCAGCGAGCAGGAACGAATGGTGGTCGTCGCCGAAGGCATCGGCCGGGACGACTCGCTGAGCGGCCTGGCCCGCGAACTGTTCGACCGGCTCCGGGCAGACACGCAGTACGCCCCGCACGAGGTCGTGCTGGTGCGCGCCGGAACGCTGCCGAAGACGTCCTCCGGAAAGCGCCAGCGCCGCAGGTGCCGGGAGCAGTACCTCGCCGGCGAGCTGCGGGTCGTCTGCACGGTGAGCTGA
- a CDS encoding response regulator transcription factor produces the protein MTRGFINDIDRRHINATDDLIVAVAIPNQVVQLGLTSMLLSIPSISDLLTFDTVDELMHDLGGRDIDVVVLPCPSDDCSSVSLATQAATAQGTKVLVLLDTSDQQDVSKAANLRADGFLIQTELTRERLHEALHRITSGEMSIPSTLARELLSNVRRRRSEKPGRAVLLTPREHQALLLLADGLSNKQIARRLGISEHGAKRHVANVLAKLNSPNRTLAVAIALKEGLLAERTDRQ, from the coding sequence ATGACCCGAGGTTTCATCAACGACATTGATCGTCGTCATATCAACGCAACCGACGACCTGATCGTCGCGGTCGCCATTCCCAACCAGGTCGTCCAGCTCGGGCTGACGAGCATGCTCCTGTCAATTCCGTCCATCTCCGACCTCCTGACCTTCGACACGGTCGACGAGCTCATGCACGACCTGGGCGGGCGCGACATCGACGTGGTGGTCCTGCCCTGCCCGAGCGACGACTGCAGCTCGGTCAGTCTCGCCACCCAGGCGGCGACCGCACAGGGGACGAAGGTTCTCGTCCTACTCGACACCAGCGACCAGCAGGATGTCTCGAAGGCGGCAAACCTTCGCGCCGACGGTTTCCTCATCCAGACCGAACTGACCCGCGAACGGCTGCACGAGGCGTTGCACCGGATAACCAGCGGTGAGATGTCCATCCCCTCCACCCTCGCTCGTGAACTGCTCTCGAATGTCCGCCGGCGGCGCAGCGAGAAGCCCGGCCGCGCGGTGCTCCTCACGCCGCGCGAACACCAGGCGCTGCTCCTGCTCGCCGACGGGCTCAGCAACAAGCAGATCGCGCGGAGACTCGGCATTTCCGAGCACGGCGCCAAGCGCCACGTCGCGAACGTCCTGGCGAAGCTCAACAGTCCCAACCGGACACTCGCGGTCGCCATCGCCCTGAAGGAGGGCTTGCTCGCCGAGCGGACCGACAGGCAGTAG
- a CDS encoding ABC transporter permease translates to MTALAGTTWTLLLRNLREGGRSPVIAFVFPVLFPLFVITLVASSYERMAVIPGFPVTPYAAYMAPGMLLFTGMMGSGYSATALMLDAQTGFLDRLRLSPARPMAVLFSRVLFDAVRVVPAVIVVLGVAIALGARVESGPLGVLGILLICSGWSVAYGGLFYVVALRTGNPQAPLAMAPLSVLLLFASPAAAPPLLLQDWLAGLVGWNPFTYVIEGVRALMTGPLDGSTQTALLRAVAVIVALTVVSQLVVVPSFKKLVED, encoded by the coding sequence ATGACCGCACTTGCCGGAACGACGTGGACCCTGTTGTTGCGCAATCTTCGCGAGGGCGGACGGAGCCCGGTCATCGCCTTCGTCTTCCCGGTGCTCTTCCCGCTGTTCGTCATCACCCTGGTCGCCTCCAGCTACGAGCGGATGGCTGTCATCCCCGGCTTCCCGGTCACGCCGTACGCCGCGTACATGGCTCCCGGCATGCTGCTCTTCACCGGCATGATGGGCTCGGGATACTCAGCCACCGCTCTCATGCTCGACGCGCAGACCGGCTTCCTGGACCGTCTGCGCCTCTCCCCGGCCCGCCCGATGGCGGTGCTGTTCTCCCGGGTGCTGTTCGACGCCGTCCGCGTGGTGCCGGCCGTCATCGTCGTGCTCGGCGTCGCCATCGCGCTCGGTGCCCGGGTCGAGTCCGGCCCGCTCGGCGTACTGGGCATCCTGCTGATCTGCTCTGGGTGGTCGGTGGCCTACGGCGGCCTCTTCTACGTCGTCGCGCTGCGCACCGGCAACCCGCAGGCGCCGCTGGCCATGGCCCCGCTCTCGGTGCTGCTGCTGTTCGCCAGCCCCGCCGCGGCCCCACCCCTGCTGTTGCAGGACTGGCTGGCCGGGCTCGTGGGCTGGAACCCCTTCACGTACGTAATCGAAGGAGTGCGCGCGCTGATGACCGGGCCGCTCGATGGGAGCACCCAGACCGCACTGCTCCGGGCCGTCGCGGTCATCGTCGCGTTGACCGTGGTCAGCCAGCTCGTCGTCGTACCGAGCTTCAAGAAGCTCGTCGAGGACTGA
- a CDS encoding ATP-binding cassette domain-containing protein → MSVIELHDLRKMYPDDVVALDGLTFDVSAGEIFGCLGRNGAGKTTTVRILTALTRPTSGSVQVLGLDPLRARRQIQAQVGVSLQQAALDQLMTGREHLVLMARLRGLGAVEGRKRTDALLERFGLGTVADRYVATYTIGMQRRLDTAMALLHEPTLLFLDEPTTGLDPQSRRALWSFVSEFRADGGTVFLTTQYLDEADQLCDRIAILDHGRVSVLDTPSALKRGVGGKTLRVEDARPEHLPGVIAIIGEQACRMDDSTLDVDLSGQEELLPDVLAGLRRAGVPMARVDLVDPSIEEVFVRLTGEGVDTRGLSEQAAGVAAIGRTLATGRKGGAR, encoded by the coding sequence GTGTCCGTCATCGAGCTCCACGACCTGCGCAAGATGTACCCCGACGACGTCGTCGCACTGGACGGCCTGACCTTCGACGTGTCGGCTGGTGAGATCTTCGGCTGCCTCGGTCGCAACGGCGCCGGCAAGACCACCACGGTACGCATCCTCACCGCCCTCACCCGGCCGACCTCCGGCTCCGTCCAGGTCCTCGGCCTGGACCCCCTACGCGCGCGGCGCCAGATCCAGGCCCAGGTCGGCGTCTCCCTCCAACAGGCCGCGCTCGACCAGCTGATGACGGGCCGGGAACACCTGGTCCTCATGGCGCGTCTGCGCGGTCTCGGCGCCGTCGAGGGACGGAAACGGACCGACGCCTTGCTCGAACGGTTCGGCCTCGGCACGGTCGCCGACCGGTACGTCGCCACCTACACCATCGGCATGCAACGCCGCCTGGACACCGCCATGGCGTTGCTGCACGAGCCCACGCTGCTCTTCCTCGACGAACCGACGACAGGGCTCGATCCGCAGAGCCGGCGCGCCCTGTGGAGTTTCGTGTCCGAGTTCCGCGCCGACGGTGGCACGGTCTTCCTCACCACCCAGTACCTCGACGAGGCCGACCAGCTCTGCGACCGGATCGCCATCCTGGACCACGGCCGGGTCAGTGTCCTCGACACACCGAGCGCCCTCAAGCGGGGCGTGGGCGGCAAGACCCTACGGGTCGAGGACGCCAGACCCGAGCACCTACCCGGCGTCATCGCCATCATCGGGGAGCAGGCATGCCGGATGGACGACTCCACCCTGGACGTCGACCTGTCGGGGCAGGAGGAACTGTTGCCCGACGTGCTCGCCGGGCTGCGTCGTGCCGGTGTGCCGATGGCCCGGGTCGATCTCGTCGACCCCAGCATCGAGGAGGTTTTCGTCCGGCTCACCGGCGAGGGCGTCGACACCCGTGGTCTGAGCGAGCAGGCGGCCGGTGTCGCCGCCATCGGACGCACCCTGGCAACCGGACGCAAAGGAGGCGCACGATGA
- a CDS encoding alpha/beta fold hydrolase, which yields MLLYCFPHAGGASTTYRSWQRLLPVGIVVCPMSYATVGLSSGADLPAAAAVLADRIGADPAEPVAFFGHSMGALVAFEVARTLRARGRRGPVALVAAGHVAPHVPAPGPVLHGLPSDDFWREVRTLGGGRDDLIDDPELRAAVESRVRSEFRAAETYRYTPSYPLDCDVLAIVGAEDDRSPVEGMREWRMHTLGGFTMNVLPGGHFFVDAYRHEVLMMIQAALAATGATGRTGRTGVG from the coding sequence GTGCTGCTCTACTGCTTCCCGCACGCAGGTGGCGCCAGCACCACGTACCGCTCGTGGCAGCGTCTGCTTCCGGTCGGCATCGTGGTGTGTCCGATGTCGTACGCGACGGTCGGCCTCAGTTCCGGGGCCGACCTGCCGGCCGCCGCCGCGGTGCTCGCCGACCGCATCGGCGCGGACCCGGCGGAGCCGGTGGCGTTCTTCGGGCACAGCATGGGCGCGCTCGTCGCCTTCGAAGTGGCCCGGACGCTGCGGGCAAGGGGTCGTCGCGGCCCGGTGGCGCTGGTCGCCGCCGGGCACGTCGCGCCTCATGTGCCCGCACCGGGGCCGGTGCTGCACGGACTTCCCTCCGACGACTTCTGGCGCGAGGTGCGCACCCTGGGCGGTGGCCGCGACGATCTCATCGACGATCCCGAGCTGCGTGCCGCCGTGGAGAGCCGGGTGCGCTCGGAGTTCCGGGCGGCCGAGACCTACCGGTACACGCCGTCCTATCCGCTCGACTGCGACGTGCTCGCGATCGTCGGCGCCGAGGACGACCGGAGCCCGGTCGAGGGGATGCGGGAGTGGCGGATGCACACGCTGGGCGGCTTCACCATGAACGTGCTCCCGGGTGGCCACTTCTTCGTCGACGCGTACCGCCACGAGGTCCTGATGATGATCCAGGCCGCGCTCGCGGCGACCGGTGCGACCGGCCGGACCGGCCGGACCGGCGTGGGCTGA
- a CDS encoding enoyl-CoA hydratase-related protein, translating to MTTLDAPPLPTETVTTTAFDLVDLPADAGRVALVRLDNGDSPGPAMRPTTFGPQSLANLEQTLDTLAAMAVAGEIAAVALTGKAMMFATGADLAMVPTVTTHEQALETIRHGQTLFRRLGDLGVPSFAFINGLAIGGGLELSLHCTYRTVSESAPALGLPECALGLVPGWGGTRLLPHLIGPEGAVRVIVTDPLQDRRLLDPRTAHALGVVDAVLPAADFVGASLGWAAEVLRGRTAVPRRAPAPAEAWEAAVAQGHDFLGARRGATAAAGRALDLIALAEKTPADEAFAAAAGTTAELLMTDEFRAALYAVGLVRAATGPALDGRLPTPIRRVGVLGTGVGAARLAALCARRLQVPVVICGADEVAAEGALRQAGELVTAHVGADRAGTSSAARQRALLSSGDVRALAGADVVLECLDDPAAVGGLLAAAEEALGDAGVLVSTTGAVRVADLAGGLQRPQRLVAIRLVPPVDTSGLVEVARGDLTDDATEAAVRTLARRLGKVPVRVGDTAGGVVVRLLTRLVIASLAAAGGAARADAALGPLGLPAPVAVLADLVGVELPAEVADAPRGSGDKVRRSVAVALAEEVHAMLAEGIVGTPTDVDRCLLLGAGWPTHLGGLTPYLDRVGASAQAHGEPFLPPGVASRPRSDADASASR from the coding sequence ATGACCACACTGGACGCACCTCCGCTGCCCACCGAGACCGTCACCACCACGGCGTTCGACCTCGTCGATCTGCCTGCCGACGCGGGCCGGGTGGCGCTGGTCCGGCTGGACAACGGCGACTCACCCGGCCCGGCGATGCGTCCCACCACCTTCGGTCCGCAAAGCCTGGCCAATCTCGAACAGACCCTGGACACGTTGGCGGCGATGGCGGTAGCGGGCGAGATAGCCGCGGTGGCGCTCACTGGGAAGGCGATGATGTTCGCCACCGGGGCGGACCTGGCCATGGTGCCGACCGTCACCACGCACGAGCAGGCGCTGGAGACCATCCGGCACGGCCAGACACTGTTCCGGCGTCTCGGCGACCTCGGCGTTCCGAGCTTCGCGTTCATCAACGGTCTGGCCATCGGAGGCGGCTTGGAGCTGTCCCTGCACTGCACCTACCGGACCGTCTCCGAGTCGGCACCCGCCCTCGGGCTGCCCGAGTGCGCGCTCGGCCTGGTGCCCGGTTGGGGTGGCACCCGGCTGCTCCCACACCTGATCGGACCGGAGGGGGCCGTACGGGTCATCGTGACGGATCCCCTGCAGGACCGCCGACTTCTCGACCCGCGGACCGCGCACGCCCTCGGCGTCGTCGACGCGGTGCTGCCCGCCGCCGACTTCGTCGGTGCCTCTCTCGGCTGGGCGGCCGAGGTGTTGCGGGGACGGACGGCGGTGCCACGGCGCGCGCCAGCGCCGGCGGAGGCATGGGAAGCCGCCGTCGCACAGGGCCACGATTTCCTCGGCGCTCGCCGGGGCGCCACGGCGGCGGCGGGCCGCGCGCTCGACCTCATCGCGCTGGCCGAGAAGACCCCCGCGGACGAGGCTTTCGCCGCCGCTGCCGGGACGACCGCCGAGTTGCTGATGACCGACGAGTTCCGGGCCGCCCTCTATGCGGTCGGTCTGGTGCGGGCCGCGACGGGACCCGCCCTCGACGGTCGACTGCCGACCCCCATCCGGCGCGTGGGCGTGCTCGGTACCGGCGTCGGGGCGGCCCGGCTCGCTGCTCTCTGCGCGCGGCGCCTGCAGGTGCCGGTGGTGATCTGCGGTGCCGACGAGGTCGCGGCCGAGGGTGCTTTGCGGCAGGCCGGCGAACTGGTCACGGCACACGTCGGGGCGGACCGTGCAGGCACCAGTTCCGCAGCGCGCCAGCGCGCACTGCTCAGCAGCGGCGACGTGAGGGCTCTCGCCGGCGCGGACGTGGTGCTGGAGTGCCTGGATGACCCGGCCGCCGTAGGCGGCCTCCTGGCTGCGGCGGAGGAGGCGCTCGGTGATGCCGGCGTGTTGGTCAGCACGACGGGAGCCGTCCGGGTGGCCGACCTGGCTGGGGGCTTGCAGCGTCCACAGCGGCTGGTGGCCATTCGGCTGGTGCCACCGGTGGACACCTCCGGTCTGGTCGAGGTCGCCCGAGGCGACCTGACAGACGACGCAACCGAAGCCGCGGTACGGACGCTGGCACGCCGGCTGGGCAAGGTGCCGGTGCGGGTCGGCGATACGGCGGGTGGTGTCGTCGTACGCCTGCTCACCCGCCTGGTGATCGCGTCGCTGGCGGCGGCCGGCGGCGCGGCGCGGGCCGACGCGGCGCTGGGTCCCCTGGGGCTGCCCGCACCGGTGGCCGTGCTGGCCGACCTCGTCGGGGTGGAACTGCCGGCCGAGGTGGCCGACGCCCCCCGGGGCTCCGGTGACAAGGTGCGGCGAAGCGTCGCGGTCGCGCTCGCCGAGGAGGTGCACGCGATGCTCGCCGAGGGAATCGTCGGTACTCCGACGGACGTGGACAGGTGCCTGCTGCTCGGCGCGGGCTGGCCCACGCACCTTGGCGGACTCACGCCGTACCTGGATCGCGTCGGAGCGTCCGCGCAGGCGCACGGCGAGCCGTTCCTCCCGCCCGGCGTGGCGAGCCGACCCCGGTCGGATGCCGACGCATCGGCGTCACGGTGA